The following coding sequences are from one Streptomyces dengpaensis window:
- a CDS encoding DUF5304 domain-containing protein, protein MSEERPTSDAAQEKAADEVHVETDDVQVEADEVDVDEARVEEVRVADADAWATACEEDLAAEKARRRAQYGPPPGSAAEELRRLVDAVTDKLSGLQSPLFGAVASGTAQQMVNQVVQQAKAAVEPVMERNPDVFDHLAAAGSELLAAYRSAVEAQERRWTVRDKGPRDDGTGPGERIDLD, encoded by the coding sequence ATGAGCGAAGAGCGCCCCACGTCCGACGCCGCTCAGGAGAAGGCGGCCGACGAGGTGCACGTCGAAACCGACGACGTGCAGGTTGAAGCCGACGAAGTAGACGTTGATGAGGCGCGCGTCGAAGAGGTGCGCGTGGCCGACGCCGATGCCTGGGCGACGGCCTGTGAAGAGGACCTCGCGGCGGAGAAGGCCCGCCGCCGTGCCCAGTACGGACCGCCGCCGGGCTCGGCCGCCGAGGAGCTGCGCAGGCTTGTCGACGCCGTCACCGACAAGCTGTCCGGACTGCAGTCGCCGCTCTTCGGCGCGGTGGCCTCCGGCACGGCCCAGCAGATGGTCAACCAGGTCGTGCAGCAGGCCAAGGCCGCCGTCGAGCCGGTGATGGAGCGCAACCCGGACGTGTTCGACCACCTCGCGGCCGCGGGCTCCGAGCTGCTCGCCGCCTACCGCTCCGCCGTCGAGGCGCAGGAACGGCGCTGGACAGTCCGGGACAAGGGCCCCCGAGACGACGGGACCGGTCCCGGGGAGCGCATCGACTTGGACTGA
- a CDS encoding ROK family glucokinase: MGLTIGVDIGGTKIAAGVVDEEGNILSTHKVPTPGTPQGIVDAIASAVEGARAGHDIVGVGIGAAGYVNRQRSTVYFAPNIDWRQEPLKAEVEERVGLPVVVENDANAAAWGEYKFGAGKGHRNVICITLGTGLGGGIIIGNKLRRGHFGVAAEFGHIRMVPDGLLCGCGSQGCWEQYASGRALVRYAKQRANATPENAEILLALGNGTPDGIEGKHISVAARQGDPVAVDSYRELARWAGAGLADLASLFDPSAFIVGGGLSDEGELVLDPIRKSYRRWLVGGNWRPVADVIAAQLGNKAGLVGAADLAREPDPIM, from the coding sequence ATGGGACTCACCATCGGCGTCGATATCGGCGGCACGAAGATCGCGGCCGGTGTGGTCGACGAGGAAGGCAACATCCTCTCGACCCACAAGGTGCCGACCCCCGGCACGCCGCAGGGCATCGTCGACGCCATCGCTTCCGCCGTGGAGGGTGCGCGGGCCGGTCACGACATCGTCGGCGTGGGCATCGGTGCCGCCGGTTACGTGAACCGCCAGCGCTCGACGGTCTACTTCGCGCCGAACATCGACTGGCGGCAGGAGCCGCTCAAGGCCGAGGTCGAGGAGCGCGTCGGCCTGCCGGTCGTCGTCGAGAACGACGCGAACGCGGCGGCGTGGGGCGAGTACAAGTTCGGCGCGGGCAAGGGTCATCGCAACGTCATCTGCATCACGCTGGGCACGGGGCTTGGCGGCGGCATCATCATCGGCAACAAGCTGCGCCGTGGGCACTTCGGTGTGGCCGCCGAGTTCGGGCACATCCGGATGGTGCCGGACGGTCTGCTGTGCGGTTGCGGCTCGCAGGGCTGCTGGGAGCAGTACGCCTCCGGGCGTGCCCTCGTCCGGTACGCCAAGCAGCGGGCCAACGCGACCCCCGAGAACGCGGAGATCCTGCTCGCGCTGGGCAACGGCACCCCCGACGGTATCGAGGGCAAGCACATCTCGGTGGCCGCGCGGCAGGGCGACCCGGTGGCGGTGGACTCCTACCGCGAGCTGGCCCGCTGGGCCGGCGCGGGGCTCGCCGATCTGGCCTCGCTCTTCGACCCGTCCGCGTTCATTGTCGGCGGCGGGCTGTCGGACGAGGGCGAGCTGGTCCTCGACCCGATTCGCAAGTCGTACAGGCGGTGGCTGGTGGGTGGCAACTGGCGGCCGGTGGCCGACGTCATCGCCGCGCAGTTGGGCAACAAGGCGGGGCTTGTGGGTGCGGCGGACCTGGCTCGGGAGCCGGATCCGATCATGTAG
- a CDS encoding AMP-dependent synthetase/ligase, protein MREFSLPALYEVPADGNLSDIVRRNAAQHPDVAVIARKVGGTWTDVTAATFLAEVVAAAKGLIASGVQPGERVGLMSRTRYEWTLLDFAIWSAGAITVPVYETSSPEQVQWILGDSGATACIVELDAHAASVESVRDRLPALKHVWQIEGGGVDALGRAGKDISDETVEERSSLAKADDPATIVYTSGTTGRPKGCVLTHRAFFAECGNIVERLRPLFRADCSVLLFLPLAHVFGRLVQVAPMMAPIKLGCVPDIKNLTDELAAFRPTLILGVPRVFEKVYNSARAKAQADGKGKIFDKATDTAIAYSRAMDTPSGPSIGLKIKHKAFDKLVYSKLRAVLGGRGEYAISGGAPLGERLGHFFRGIGFTVLEGYGLTESCAATAFNPWDRQKIGTVGQPLPGSVVRISDDGEVLLHGEHLFKEYWNNEGATAEALADGWFHTGDVGTLDEDGYLRITGRKKEIIVTAGGKNVAPAVIEDRIRAHALVAECMVVGDGRPFVGALVTVDDEFLARWASEHGKPAGASVASLRDDADLLAAIQDAVDDGNAAVSKAESVRKFRILGSQFTEESGHLTPSLKLKRNVVAKDYAYEIEAIYRG, encoded by the coding sequence TTGCGCGAGTTCAGCCTTCCGGCTTTGTACGAGGTCCCTGCGGACGGCAATCTGTCCGACATCGTCCGCAGAAACGCCGCGCAGCATCCCGACGTTGCTGTCATCGCCCGCAAGGTGGGCGGCACTTGGACGGATGTCACCGCCGCCACCTTCCTTGCCGAGGTGGTGGCCGCCGCCAAGGGCCTGATCGCCTCCGGCGTCCAGCCGGGCGAACGGGTGGGCCTGATGTCCCGTACCCGCTACGAGTGGACGCTGCTCGACTTCGCCATCTGGAGCGCGGGCGCGATCACCGTGCCGGTGTACGAGACCAGCTCTCCGGAGCAGGTGCAGTGGATCCTCGGCGACTCGGGCGCGACGGCCTGCATCGTCGAACTGGACGCGCACGCGGCCTCGGTGGAGTCGGTGCGCGACCGGCTGCCCGCCCTCAAGCACGTCTGGCAGATCGAGGGCGGCGGCGTCGACGCGCTGGGCCGCGCGGGCAAGGACATCTCCGACGAGACGGTCGAGGAGCGCAGTTCGCTCGCCAAGGCCGACGACCCGGCGACCATCGTCTACACGAGCGGGACGACCGGCCGCCCCAAGGGATGTGTCCTCACCCACCGCGCCTTCTTCGCGGAGTGCGGCAACATCGTGGAGCGGCTGCGTCCGCTGTTCCGCGCGGACTGCTCCGTGCTGCTCTTCCTGCCGCTGGCGCACGTCTTCGGCCGCCTCGTCCAGGTCGCACCGATGATGGCGCCGATCAAGCTCGGCTGTGTGCCGGACATCAAGAACCTCACCGACGAACTGGCCGCGTTCCGGCCGACGTTGATCCTCGGTGTGCCGCGCGTCTTCGAGAAGGTCTACAACTCGGCGCGTGCCAAGGCGCAGGCGGACGGCAAGGGCAAGATCTTCGACAAGGCGACGGACACGGCGATCGCCTACAGCCGTGCGATGGACACGCCGTCCGGCCCGTCCATCGGCCTGAAGATCAAGCACAAGGCCTTCGACAAGCTGGTCTACAGCAAGCTGCGGGCCGTCCTCGGCGGTCGTGGCGAGTACGCCATCTCCGGCGGCGCCCCGCTCGGTGAGCGGCTCGGACACTTCTTCCGCGGTATCGGCTTCACGGTTCTGGAGGGCTACGGCCTGACCGAGTCCTGTGCGGCCACCGCGTTCAACCCGTGGGACCGGCAGAAGATCGGTACGGTCGGGCAGCCGCTGCCCGGTTCCGTCGTGCGGATCTCCGACGACGGCGAGGTGCTGCTGCACGGCGAGCACCTGTTCAAGGAGTACTGGAACAACGAGGGCGCGACCGCCGAGGCCCTCGCCGACGGCTGGTTCCACACCGGTGACGTCGGCACCCTCGACGAGGACGGCTACCTCCGCATCACCGGCCGCAAGAAGGAGATCATCGTCACCGCGGGCGGCAAGAACGTCGCCCCGGCCGTGATCGAGGACCGCATCCGCGCGCACGCGCTGGTCGCGGAGTGCATGGTGGTCGGCGACGGGCGTCCCTTCGTCGGTGCGCTGGTCACCGTCGACGATGAGTTCCTGGCGCGGTGGGCCTCGGAGCACGGGAAGCCTGCGGGGGCGAGCGTGGCGTCGTTGCGGGACGATGCGGATCTGCTGGCCGCTATTCAGGACGCGGTCGACGATGGCAACGCTGCTGTGTCCAAGGCGGAGTCGGTGCGGAAGTTCCGTATCCTCGGCTCCCAGTTCACCGAGGAGTCGGGGCACCTGACGCCGTCGCTGAAGCTCAAGCGCAATGTCGTCGCGAAGGATTACGCCTACGAGATCGAGGCGATCTATCGGGGCTGA
- a CDS encoding metallophosphoesterase family protein yields MASTPVGNPRTRIHVISDVHGNVRDLARAGDGADALICLGDLVLFLDYADHSRGIFPDLFGAENADRIVELRTARRYEEAREFGTRLWSGIGTDRAAAIEKAVRKQYAEMFAAFPAPTYATYGNVDMPTLWPEYAGPGTTVLDGERVEIGGRVFGFVGGGLRTPMRTPYEIGDEEYAAKIEAVGEVDVLCTHIPPEVPELVYDTVARRFERGSRALLDAIRRTRPRYSLFGHVHQPLVRRMRIGATECVNVGHFAGSGRPWVLEW; encoded by the coding sequence ATGGCATCCACACCGGTCGGTAACCCGAGGACGCGCATTCATGTGATCAGTGACGTGCATGGCAACGTCCGGGACCTGGCCAGAGCCGGCGACGGTGCGGACGCTCTGATCTGCCTCGGTGACCTGGTCCTGTTCCTCGACTACGCCGACCACTCGCGCGGCATCTTCCCTGACCTGTTCGGAGCGGAGAACGCGGACCGCATCGTGGAACTGCGCACCGCCCGCCGCTACGAGGAGGCGCGCGAGTTCGGCACCCGGCTGTGGTCCGGGATCGGCACGGACCGGGCCGCCGCCATCGAGAAGGCGGTCCGCAAGCAGTACGCCGAGATGTTCGCCGCGTTCCCGGCACCGACGTACGCGACATACGGCAATGTCGACATGCCGACCTTGTGGCCGGAGTACGCCGGACCCGGCACGACGGTCCTCGACGGCGAACGCGTCGAAATCGGCGGCAGGGTCTTCGGCTTCGTCGGCGGCGGACTGCGCACCCCCATGCGGACGCCGTATGAGATCGGCGACGAGGAGTACGCGGCGAAGATCGAGGCGGTCGGCGAGGTCGACGTGCTGTGCACGCATATCCCGCCGGAGGTGCCCGAGCTGGTGTACGACACGGTGGCGCGCCGTTTCGAACGCGGGTCCCGCGCCCTCCTGGACGCGATCCGCCGTACACGCCCGCGCTACTCACTCTTCGGCCATGTCCACCAGCCGCTCGTCCGCCGGATGCGGATCGGGGCGACGGAATGCGTGAATGTGGGCCACTTCGCGGGGTCGGGGCGGCCATGGGTCCTGGAGTGGTGA
- a CDS encoding glycosyltransferase family 4 protein produces the protein MHKTLIVTNDFPPRTGGIQAFLHNMALRLDPERLVVYASTWKRGREGVEATADFDAEQPFTVVRDRTTMLLPTPGATRRAVGLLREHGCTSVWFGAAAPLGLMAPALRRAGARRIVATTHGHEAGWAQLPAARGLLRRIGESTDTITYLGEYTRSRIASALTPEAASRMVQLPPGVDEKTFHPGSGGDVVRARLGLTDRPVVVCVSRLVPRKGQDTLILAMPRILAKEPDAVLLIVGGGPYERDLRKLAYETGVAGAVRFTGAVPWSELPAHYGAGDVFAMPCRTRRGGLDVEGLGIVYLEASATGLPVVAGDSGGAPDAVLDGETGWVVRGGSAEDTADRVITLLGDSELRRRMGERGREWVEEKWRWDLLAERLRELL, from the coding sequence ATGCACAAGACCCTGATCGTGACGAACGACTTCCCGCCCCGCACCGGCGGTATCCAGGCCTTCCTGCACAACATGGCGCTGCGCCTGGACCCCGAGCGGCTCGTTGTCTACGCCTCCACCTGGAAGCGCGGCCGTGAGGGCGTCGAGGCGACGGCCGACTTCGACGCCGAACAGCCCTTCACCGTCGTACGGGACCGCACGACGATGCTGCTGCCGACTCCGGGCGCCACCCGGCGTGCCGTCGGGCTGCTGCGCGAACACGGCTGTACGTCGGTGTGGTTCGGGGCGGCGGCGCCGCTCGGCCTGATGGCGCCCGCGCTGCGCAGGGCGGGCGCGCGGCGGATCGTGGCCACCACGCACGGGCACGAGGCCGGGTGGGCCCAACTGCCCGCCGCGCGCGGCCTGTTGCGCCGGATCGGCGAGTCCACGGACACCATCACCTATCTCGGCGAGTACACGCGCTCCCGGATCGCCTCCGCGCTGACCCCCGAGGCGGCCTCGCGGATGGTCCAACTCCCGCCCGGCGTCGACGAGAAGACCTTCCACCCCGGTTCGGGCGGCGACGTGGTCCGCGCCCGGCTCGGCCTGACGGACCGCCCGGTGGTGGTCTGCGTCTCCCGCCTGGTCCCGCGCAAGGGCCAGGACACCCTCATCCTCGCCATGCCACGCATCCTGGCCAAGGAGCCGGACGCGGTGCTGCTGATCGTCGGTGGCGGGCCGTACGAGCGTGACCTGCGCAAACTCGCGTACGAAACCGGGGTTGCCGGTGCGGTGCGGTTCACCGGGGCGGTGCCCTGGTCCGAGCTGCCCGCGCACTACGGCGCCGGTGACGTCTTCGCCATGCCCTGCCGGACCCGGCGGGGCGGGCTCGACGTCGAGGGGCTCGGAATCGTCTACCTCGAGGCCTCCGCGACCGGGCTGCCCGTCGTCGCCGGCGACTCCGGCGGGGCGCCGGACGCGGTCCTCGACGGTGAGACGGGCTGGGTGGTGCGGGGCGGCTCCGCCGAGGACACCGCCGACCGTGTCATCACCCTCCTCGGCGACTCCGAGCTGCGCCGCCGGATGGGCGAGCGGGGGCGGGAGTGGGTCGAGGAGAAGTGGCGCTGGGACCTGCTGGCGGAGCGGTTGAGGGAGCTGCTGTAG
- a CDS encoding SRPBCC family protein — MAEHTSSSITIEAAPADVMAVIADFARYPDWTGEVKEAEVLATDEQGRAEQVRLVMDAGAIKDDQTLGYTWTGDHEVSWTLVKSQMLRSLDGSYILKPAGAGATEVTYQLTVDVKIPMLGMIKRKAEKVIIDRALAGLKKRVEETN; from the coding sequence ATGGCGGAACACACCAGCTCGAGCATCACGATCGAGGCGGCACCGGCTGACGTCATGGCGGTGATCGCCGACTTCGCCCGCTATCCGGACTGGACCGGCGAGGTCAAGGAGGCGGAGGTGCTTGCCACGGACGAGCAGGGCCGCGCCGAGCAGGTCCGCCTCGTCATGGACGCCGGCGCCATCAAGGACGACCAGACCCTCGGCTACACCTGGACCGGCGACCACGAGGTCTCCTGGACCCTGGTCAAGTCCCAGATGCTCCGCTCCCTGGACGGCTCCTACATCCTCAAGCCCGCGGGCGCGGGCGCCACCGAGGTCACCTACCAGCTGACCGTCGACGTCAAGATCCCCATGCTCGGCATGATCAAGCGCAAGGCCGAGAAGGTCATCATCGACAGGGCGCTGGCGGGCTTGAAGAAGCGGGTCGAGGAAACCAACTAA
- a CDS encoding ArsA family ATPase — protein MRTILITGQGGTGRTTVAAATALKAAGEGTRTLVLTADRTDTLGAVLGVRTGPDPVEAGPRLTAWRPDAAARFREDLTAFQERATTALDLLGATRLDAEEVTPLPGAEELALLRALRDAAMSETYDLLVVDLPPAPQALGLLALPEELRRYLRRLLPPERQAARALRPVLGRLAGVPMPAEWLYETAARWDLELAAVEAVVADRATIVRLVAEPGPAGADAVRTAATAFALRGLSVDALVANRVLPGATNDTWLAALAAQQRKALEEWRETYDLHEVPHLGHDPRGTHDLAALPVPGVNTAPTPVEWPVTDQPAEDGGERVLVWHIPLPGAIREELDLIRRGDELVVTVGQFRRIVPLPSALRRCTVAGAALREGELRIRFAPDPDLWPRSR, from the coding sequence ATGCGCACCATCCTGATCACCGGCCAAGGCGGCACAGGCCGTACGACGGTCGCCGCGGCCACGGCGCTGAAGGCGGCCGGCGAAGGCACCCGCACCCTGGTGCTCACCGCCGACCGCACGGACACCCTGGGCGCCGTCCTCGGCGTACGAACGGGACCGGACCCGGTGGAAGCGGGACCCCGCCTCACCGCCTGGCGCCCCGACGCGGCCGCCCGCTTCCGCGAGGACCTCACCGCCTTCCAGGAGCGCGCCACCACCGCCCTGGACCTGCTGGGCGCCACCCGCCTGGACGCCGAGGAAGTCACCCCTCTCCCCGGCGCCGAGGAACTCGCCCTGCTCCGCGCCCTGCGCGACGCGGCGATGTCGGAGACGTACGACCTCCTGGTCGTGGACCTCCCCCCGGCCCCCCAGGCCCTCGGCCTGCTCGCCCTGCCGGAGGAACTCCGTCGCTATCTGCGCCGTCTGCTTCCGCCGGAGCGCCAGGCGGCCCGCGCCCTGCGCCCCGTCCTCGGGCGGCTCGCGGGCGTCCCGATGCCCGCGGAGTGGCTGTACGAGACGGCGGCGCGCTGGGACCTCGAGCTGGCCGCCGTGGAGGCGGTCGTCGCGGACCGGGCCACGATCGTACGGCTGGTCGCCGAACCGGGCCCGGCCGGTGCCGACGCCGTACGCACCGCCGCCACCGCTTTCGCCCTGCGCGGACTGTCCGTCGACGCTCTGGTCGCGAACCGTGTGCTGCCCGGCGCCACGAACGACACCTGGCTGGCGGCCCTCGCGGCCCAGCAGCGCAAGGCGCTGGAGGAGTGGCGGGAGACGTACGACCTGCACGAGGTCCCGCACCTCGGTCACGACCCGCGCGGCACCCACGACCTCGCCGCGCTCCCGGTGCCCGGCGTCAACACGGCGCCCACCCCGGTCGAGTGGCCCGTCACCGACCAGCCGGCCGAGGACGGCGGCGAGCGGGTCCTCGTCTGGCACATCCCGCTGCCCGGCGCGATACGCGAGGAACTCGACCTCATCCGGCGCGGCGACGAACTTGTCGTCACCGTCGGGCAGTTCCGCCGGATCGTGCCGCTGCCGTCGGCTCTGCGCCGCTGCACCGTGGCCGGCGCGGCGCTGCGTGAGGGCGAGCTGCGGATCCGGTTCGCGCCTGACCCTGACCTGTGGCCGCGCAGCCGGTGA
- a CDS encoding alpha/beta hydrolase has protein sequence MPVLPGAEPFRHEGGEVGVLLCHGFTGSPQSLRPWAEYLAERGLTVALPLLPGHGTRWEDMQLTGWQDWYAEVDRELRALREQCAQVFVFGLSMGAALTLQLAAKHGDEISGIVVVNPLNRVNDPTAFALPVLRHFVRSVKGVTNDIAKEGAQELGYDRVPLHAAYSLRRFLGIVDGELPQVTQPLLLLHSPQDHVVSPADSARILSRVSSTDVTEILLEQSYHVATLDHDADRIFEESHAFIARLAPSAGKEADTGQVGQQEGTATGG, from the coding sequence GTGCCGGTCCTTCCTGGAGCCGAGCCGTTCCGCCACGAGGGCGGAGAGGTCGGCGTCCTTCTCTGCCATGGTTTCACCGGGTCCCCGCAGTCGCTGCGCCCCTGGGCGGAGTATCTCGCCGAGCGCGGCCTGACCGTCGCGCTGCCGCTGCTGCCCGGTCACGGCACGCGCTGGGAGGACATGCAGCTCACCGGCTGGCAGGACTGGTACGCGGAGGTGGACCGCGAGCTGCGCGCCCTGAGGGAGCAGTGTGCCCAGGTCTTCGTGTTCGGTCTGTCGATGGGTGCGGCGCTGACGCTGCAGCTCGCGGCCAAGCACGGTGACGAGATCAGCGGCATCGTGGTCGTCAACCCGCTGAACAGGGTGAATGACCCCACGGCGTTCGCTCTGCCGGTGCTCCGGCACTTCGTACGGTCCGTGAAGGGCGTCACGAACGACATCGCGAAGGAGGGCGCCCAGGAGCTCGGGTACGACCGGGTGCCGCTGCACGCCGCGTACTCGCTGCGGCGTTTCCTCGGGATCGTGGACGGCGAGCTGCCGCAGGTCACCCAGCCGCTATTGCTGCTGCACAGCCCCCAGGACCATGTGGTGTCCCCCGCCGACTCGGCGCGCATCCTCAGCCGGGTGTCGTCCACGGACGTGACGGAGATCCTGCTGGAACAGAGCTACCACGTCGCGACGTTGGACCATGACGCGGACCGGATCTTCGAGGAGAGCCACGCGTTCATCGCCCGGCTCGCGCCCAGTGCCGGCAAGGAGGCCGACACGGGTCAGGTGGGTCAGCAGGAAGGGACGGCCACCGGTGGCTGA
- a CDS encoding endonuclease/exonuclease/phosphatase family protein — protein MLTQPLRAISPLPNSRTESDGSAVIRVLSYNIRSMRDDTLALARIISACEPDLVLVQEAPRFFRWRKKLARLAAASGQVILSGGAPASGPALLCSLRATVERTEDALLPLTPGLHRRGFATAVVRFGGARLGVLSCHLSLQKAERYKQGGMLLDRLAGLGAPYAVAGGDLNERPGGRTFQRLAGTLQDAWATRPWGSEYTSTSTDPHQRIDAIFASEGVEVLGCGVPLGLPGVTERDLRAATDHLPVLAALRVPAS, from the coding sequence ATGCTGACTCAGCCGCTTCGCGCGATCAGTCCGCTGCCCAACTCCCGCACCGAGTCCGACGGTTCCGCCGTCATTCGGGTGCTCAGTTACAACATCCGGTCGATGCGGGACGACACGCTCGCGCTGGCGCGGATCATCAGTGCCTGCGAACCGGATCTCGTCCTGGTCCAGGAGGCTCCGCGGTTCTTTCGCTGGCGTAAGAAGCTGGCTCGGCTCGCTGCCGCCTCGGGGCAGGTGATCCTTTCCGGTGGGGCGCCCGCGTCAGGGCCCGCTCTGCTCTGCTCGCTGCGGGCGACCGTGGAACGGACCGAAGACGCTCTGCTGCCGCTCACGCCCGGGCTGCACCGGCGTGGCTTCGCGACGGCGGTTGTGCGGTTCGGGGGCGCTCGGCTCGGTGTGCTCAGCTGTCATCTGAGTCTGCAGAAGGCTGAGCGGTACAAGCAGGGCGGCATGCTGCTTGACCGGCTCGCCGGGCTCGGTGCCCCGTACGCCGTCGCGGGGGGTGACCTCAACGAACGGCCCGGTGGTCGCACCTTCCAGCGCCTTGCCGGCACCCTTCAGGACGCCTGGGCCACCCGCCCCTGGGGCTCGGAGTACACCTCCACGTCCACCGATCCCCATCAGCGCATCGACGCGATCTTCGCCAGTGAGGGTGTGGAGGTCCTGGGCTGTGGGGTGCCGCTGGGCCTTCCCGGTGTGACGGAGAGAGACCTGAGGGCGGCCACGGACCACTTGCCCGTGCTGGCCGCCCTCAGAGTGCCCGCGTCCTGA